In Halalkalicoccus subterraneus, one genomic interval encodes:
- a CDS encoding carboxypeptidase-like regulatory domain-containing protein has translation MTDANGDPIEGVDVTATHDASGESRTLTTGDDGIVVFSVLDGEFSLSAEDSSETVTVDGDTDTTLETEIQPEEGSDASSDEQEQDEQTDSEEQTDETDSSSEDNTDEDNSNEENETEAPPDEDDNDGDTEEPAPGPDPNPGDDEENDSEGNESPPGDGEENDDSEENESEENDSEAPTGLQTNTTMTVELVDQDGNPVQGEVSMGLVGHGLSVSEETNENGVATFENLPDQSDLGADSYQAELSADVEGYQVSEGFSDFTTVIQGGEDNTHTLDLVEEPTVHNVSVTVRDDETGASIQGAQIQANGGRLPTGGDKVFEGTTNDEGTYTTTAAEGQYEIETRHGGYSPDTQTVDIDGDTNIVFELDSHHLSPQPNESEANSSSGPNASEPNESGMNATAA, from the coding sequence GTGACTGACGCGAATGGCGACCCAATCGAGGGTGTTGACGTGACGGCCACCCACGACGCTTCGGGCGAGTCGCGCACACTCACGACTGGCGATGATGGCATAGTCGTCTTCTCTGTCCTTGATGGTGAGTTCTCACTATCAGCAGAGGATAGCTCCGAGACCGTGACGGTCGACGGCGATACCGATACGACACTCGAAACGGAGATCCAACCCGAGGAGGGCAGTGATGCCTCTAGCGATGAGCAGGAGCAAGACGAACAGACCGATAGTGAAGAACAGACTGACGAGACCGACTCGTCGAGCGAGGATAACACCGACGAGGACAACAGTAACGAAGAGAACGAGACCGAAGCACCACCTGACGAGGACGACAACGACGGCGATACTGAAGAGCCCGCACCCGGCCCGGATCCAAACCCCGGTGACGATGAAGAGAACGATAGCGAGGGCAACGAATCACCGCCCGGCGATGGTGAGGAGAACGACGACTCGGAGGAGAACGAGAGTGAAGAGAACGACTCTGAAGCCCCAACCGGTCTGCAGACGAACACCACGATGACAGTCGAACTCGTCGACCAGGACGGCAACCCGGTGCAAGGCGAGGTGTCGATGGGACTCGTCGGACACGGACTGAGCGTGTCGGAAGAGACCAACGAGAACGGCGTCGCGACCTTCGAGAACCTACCCGACCAGAGCGATCTGGGCGCTGACTCCTATCAAGCCGAACTCAGTGCCGACGTTGAGGGGTACCAAGTGAGCGAGGGCTTCTCGGACTTCACGACCGTCATCCAGGGCGGCGAGGACAATACCCACACGCTGGACCTCGTTGAGGAACCGACTGTCCACAACGTCTCCGTGACGGTGCGGGACGACGAGACGGGCGCATCAATCCAGGGCGCACAGATCCAGGCCAATGGCGGACGACTCCCCACGGGGGGCGATAAGGTCTTTGAGGGGACGACAAACGACGAGGGGACATATACGACGACCGCCGCCGAAGGGCAGTATGAGATCGAGACCCGACATGGCGGGTATTCGCCCGACACGCAGACGGTTGACATTGACGGTGATACGAACATCGTCTTTGAACTTGACTCGCACCACCTCTCACCGCAGCCCAACGAGAGCGAGGCGAACAGCTCGTCCGGGCCGAACGCGAGTGAACCGAACGAATCGGGCATGAACGCGACGGCTGCGTAG